One window of the Salvia splendens isolate huo1 chromosome 1, SspV2, whole genome shotgun sequence genome contains the following:
- the LOC121777962 gene encoding zinc finger MYM-type protein 1-like, which translates to MVIKKEVFKIFGLKKSDKGGRQSDDAFTKTGCSNWKNALERVNYHVGGVNSCHNNARIQFEAFQDQRNSVASILRSNTREMEVAYRIRLTVSLNVTRFLLKQGLSFRGHDESSSSSNRGNFIELLLWFSELNDYVSKTLFANAPANNQMNSPRIQKELANACASEVTLAIVNDIGDKVFTLLVDEARDVSMKEQMGIVLRYVNNEGYVIE; encoded by the exons atggtaATCAAGAAAGAAGTTTTCAAGATATTTGGTTTAAAG AAATCAGATAAAGGGGGTCGACAATCAGATGATGCTTTTACAAAGACAGGTTGTAGCAACTGGAAAAATGCATTAGAAAGAGTCAATTATCATGTTGGAGGCGTGAATAGTTGTCATAATAATGCTAGAATTCAGTTCGAAGCTTTTCAAGATCAAAGGAACAGTGTGGCAAGTATATTACGGTCAAATACCCGTGAGATGGAAGTTGCATATCGCATTCGGTTGACAGTCTCATTGAATGTGACTCGGTTTCTCTTAAAGCAAGGATTATCTTTTCGTGGACATGATGAGTCAAGTAGTTCTTCAAATCGAGGTAATTTTATTGAGTTGCTTCTATGGTTTAGTGAACTTAACGATTATGTATCCAAGACTTTGTTTGCAAATGCTCCTGCTAACAATCAAATGAATTCACCACGAATTCAAAAGGAATTAGCAAACGCTTGTGCTTCAGAGGTTACACTTGCCATAGTTAATGATATTGGAGATAAAGTTTTCACTCTTTTGGTTGATGAGGCTCGAGACGTTTCAATGAAGGAGCAGATGGGAATAGTTTTAAGATATGTGAATAACGAAGGATATGTGATTGAGTGA